The window GGCCGGGCGCTCGCTTTTGTATTTCTGGACCTGGCGCAGTGATCGTTTCTTCAAGGCGGTCGAGTGAGAATAGGCGCCGATATACACGCTTTCATGGGGCGGTTGGGATATGACTTCACCCGCCCCGAACTGCTGATCCGGGCGCTGACTCACGGCTCGATTGCCTCGGCCACGCGGCCCGACAACCAGCGGCTGGAATTTCTGGGCGACCGGGTGCTGGGGCTGGTGATGGCCGAGGCACTGTTCACCGCCGATCGTCAGGCGACCGAGGGTCAGCTTGCGCCGCGTTATAACGCATTGGTGCGCGGCGAGACCTGCGCCGATATCGCCCGCGAGATCGGGTTGGGCGATGTGATGAAGCTGGGCCGATCCGAGATGATGTCGGGCGGTCGCCGCAAAGAGGCGATGCTGGCCGACGCGATGGAGGCCGTGCTGGCCGCGATCTATCTGGACGCCGGATACGAGACCGCGCGCCAGGTCATCCTGCGCCTCTGGGCATCGCGGATGGACAGCATCGACAACGATCCCCGCGACGCCAAGACCGCGCTGCAGGAATGGGCGCAGGCGCAAGGGATGCCGCCGCCGAATTACGAGCAGACCGGCCGCAGCGGCCCCGACCACGCGCCGGTCTTTGAAATCACCGCCCGCCTGTCCGACGGCAATCACGCCGTGGCCAAAGGCGCAGGCACCAAACGCAGCATCGAACAGGCAGCGGCGCAGGCCTTGCTGGATCAACTAGAGGCCCGCTGATGACCGACACCCCACAGACCCGCGCCGGCTTTGTCGCCCTGATCGGCGAACCCAATGCCGGAAAATCCACGCTGCTGAACCGCATGGTCGGCGCCAAGGTCAGCATTGTGACCCACAAGGTGCAGACCACGCGCGCGCGCATCCGCGGGATCGCCATCGAGGACGCCTCGCAGATCGTCTTTGTCGATACGCCCGGCATCTTTCGCCCGCGCCGCCGGCTGGATCGTTCGATGGTTGCCGCGGCCTGGGGAGGGGCCTCGGATGCCGATATCGTGCTGTTGCTGGTCGAGGCGCACCGGGGCCTGACCAACGGCACCCAGGCCATCATCGATGCGCTGAAGGCGCAGCAGGTAAGGGGCCCGGTCGCGCTGATCATCAACA is drawn from Paracoccus tegillarcae and contains these coding sequences:
- the rnc gene encoding ribonuclease III; its protein translation is MRIGADIHAFMGRLGYDFTRPELLIRALTHGSIASATRPDNQRLEFLGDRVLGLVMAEALFTADRQATEGQLAPRYNALVRGETCADIAREIGLGDVMKLGRSEMMSGGRRKEAMLADAMEAVLAAIYLDAGYETARQVILRLWASRMDSIDNDPRDAKTALQEWAQAQGMPPPNYEQTGRSGPDHAPVFEITARLSDGNHAVAKGAGTKRSIEQAAAQALLDQLEAR